The Spirosoma foliorum genome has a window encoding:
- a CDS encoding DUF7654 domain-containing protein produces the protein MKVLDPAMKRDSAYNRYAHTVYTSYVDGRDSVIIQNTFEDGYTVAMDPCSPRLKQLNVKYIIFDHPTQPAEIRCMKLVSTLGSITIYRIND, from the coding sequence ATGAAAGTACTTGATCCAGCTATGAAGCGTGATTCTGCATACAACCGATATGCGCACACAGTATATACCAGTTATGTAGACGGTCGCGATTCCGTTATTATTCAGAATACATTCGAAGACGGGTATACGGTTGCTATGGACCCCTGCTCTCCTCGGTTAAAGCAACTCAATGTGAAGTATATCATTTTCGATCATCCAACGCAGCCTGCCGAAATACGGTGTATGAAACTGGTATCGACACTGGGGTCAATCACAATTTATCGAATTAACGATTAA
- a CDS encoding glycosyltransferase family 2 protein gives METQAITDPRILIVVPCFNEEAAIATVVREINQVKLQFNLRLDILVVNDCSTDSSMAVIRGLNCLYLDLPVNLGIGGAMQAGYKYAYRNGYDIAVQMDGDGQHPANELIKILQPMVEGQGDVIIGSRFLEKAGFQSTALRRIGINYFRRLNFMLIRRAIYDSTSGFRAFNRRTLKIVNTYYPDEYPEPESIVQFGLYNLRIVEVPVTMRERQGGVSSINTGRAVYYMLKVTLGILFVYIRLFNKRVNLTN, from the coding sequence ATGGAAACGCAGGCCATAACTGATCCCCGCATCCTGATTGTGGTGCCCTGTTTCAACGAAGAAGCAGCTATTGCGACCGTTGTTCGGGAGATCAATCAGGTGAAGCTTCAATTCAATTTGCGGCTGGATATTTTGGTCGTTAATGATTGTTCGACGGATAGCTCAATGGCCGTTATTCGGGGGCTCAATTGCCTGTATCTTGACTTGCCGGTCAATCTGGGCATTGGCGGTGCTATGCAGGCAGGGTATAAATATGCCTATCGAAATGGCTACGACATTGCTGTGCAAATGGATGGCGATGGGCAGCATCCGGCCAATGAACTGATCAAAATCTTACAGCCTATGGTTGAAGGTCAGGGTGATGTCATCATTGGTTCACGCTTTCTGGAGAAAGCGGGCTTTCAGTCGACGGCACTCCGACGGATCGGGATCAATTATTTTCGGAGGCTTAACTTTATGCTGATTCGGCGGGCTATTTACGATAGTACGTCAGGTTTTCGGGCGTTTAATCGGCGGACGCTGAAAATAGTGAACACCTATTATCCCGACGAGTATCCTGAGCCAGAGTCTATTGTGCAGTTTGGTTTATATAATCTACGCATCGTAGAAGTTCCGGTAACCATGCGGGAGCGACAGGGGGGCGTTTCGTCGATCAATACGGGCCGGGCCGTCTATTATATGCTGAAAGTTACGCTCGGCATTTTGTTTGTCTATATCCGTCTGTTCAATAAGCGGGTTAACCTAACGAACTGA
- a CDS encoding glycosyltransferase family 2 protein has translation MLPSISVITPSYNQAKFIRQTIESVLAQDYPQVEYIVIDGLSTDNTLPIIRAYKDRLILIAERDSGQTDAINKGLQMATGDIVCWLNSDDYFLPGTLALVGDFFARNPNQLWLTGDCQIVDQLGMPIQQPVRHYKRLLRSLTPALYLGMTNAICQPSTFWRRDVHAQLGFLTESLHYTMDYDWWLRLQQLQSPAILSQSLTAFRIHAESKGGNQYRRQFDEDYQTFSQYWSGMPIRWLHRLHNQAITSIYQFVK, from the coding sequence ATGCTTCCTTCTATTAGTGTTATTACACCATCATACAATCAGGCAAAGTTTATTCGACAAACGATTGAATCGGTCTTGGCCCAGGATTATCCTCAGGTTGAATACATTGTGATTGATGGTCTTTCGACAGACAATACCTTGCCTATAATCAGGGCGTATAAAGACCGACTCATACTAATTGCTGAACGGGATAGTGGCCAAACTGATGCAATCAATAAAGGGCTACAGATGGCTACCGGCGATATTGTATGTTGGCTTAATTCGGATGATTATTTTCTTCCGGGTACTCTAGCATTAGTAGGTGATTTTTTTGCCCGCAATCCTAATCAACTCTGGCTTACTGGTGATTGCCAAATTGTTGACCAACTAGGAATGCCTATTCAGCAGCCAGTGCGACACTATAAACGACTGCTTCGTTCCCTCACTCCAGCACTCTATTTAGGCATGACCAATGCTATTTGCCAACCTTCTACTTTCTGGCGTAGGGATGTGCATGCTCAATTAGGTTTCTTAACAGAGTCACTGCATTACACTATGGACTATGACTGGTGGTTGCGTTTACAACAACTGCAATCACCAGCTATTCTATCACAATCCTTAACAGCCTTTCGTATTCATGCTGAGTCTAAAGGAGGGAATCAATATAGGCGGCAATTCGACGAAGATTATCAGACATTTAGCCAGTATTGGTCTGGTATGCCTATTCGTTGGCTACATAGATTGCACAATCAAGCAATAACCTCAATTTATCAGTTTGTTAAGTAA
- a CDS encoding glycosyltransferase family 9 protein, translating into MLLKNIIRILKTSPLLVPLLGLIDLFLYLVDKLAVLTVGSVSKKTNTLLILRIDVLGDYLLFRPYLRAIRQSATYKDYAITLCANSAIRSVAEVFDHDLIDNFIWTDIYKLSTRPLYRFRFVQTLRRQGFSTVFCPTYSRVLVLDDFLANATGAPERVGCLTDFANIKQWEAWFGNQLYTRMLPSGEGLVFELERNRRIVEAFLEEPVLAKPPVFNIAYAKQVVVPRQYTILSLGAGQDFRVWPAERFAEVATYILTTYPDQYIILTGAPNERVYADAFLAYVPESERVLNLTGKLSIPELIYVLSKADVLIANETGIVHLAASTNTPTIVISQGKSLVRWHPYSPPLQGRIVHLYPEYIEQNRNNLSAIAPQFNPESPFPITIIETDRVIRQLNILLKRSISSQ; encoded by the coding sequence ATGTTGCTGAAAAATATCATTCGAATTCTGAAAACATCGCCCCTGCTTGTCCCACTTCTGGGACTGATTGATCTTTTCTTGTATCTGGTTGATAAACTGGCTGTGCTGACAGTTGGGTCAGTTTCCAAGAAAACTAACACGCTGCTGATTCTAAGAATTGATGTGTTGGGGGATTACCTGTTATTCAGACCTTACTTACGGGCTATCCGGCAATCGGCAACGTATAAAGATTATGCCATCACCCTCTGCGCCAATAGCGCGATTCGATCCGTTGCTGAGGTTTTTGACCACGACCTGATTGATAATTTTATCTGGACGGATATCTACAAGCTTAGTACTCGGCCGCTCTATCGATTCAGATTCGTACAAACGCTTCGGCGGCAAGGGTTTTCGACTGTTTTCTGCCCTACCTATAGCCGCGTACTGGTGCTGGACGATTTTCTGGCTAACGCAACAGGAGCCCCAGAACGTGTGGGTTGCCTGACCGATTTTGCGAATATCAAACAGTGGGAAGCCTGGTTCGGGAATCAACTCTACACACGAATGCTGCCTTCGGGAGAAGGGCTCGTATTTGAGCTGGAACGCAACCGTCGAATTGTAGAAGCCTTTCTGGAGGAACCTGTCTTAGCAAAACCGCCTGTTTTTAACATAGCGTATGCTAAACAAGTTGTTGTACCCCGCCAGTACACTATTTTATCGCTGGGAGCTGGGCAGGATTTTCGGGTATGGCCGGCGGAGCGATTTGCTGAAGTGGCCACATATATCTTAACGACCTATCCCGACCAGTATATCATTCTGACTGGGGCACCCAATGAAAGGGTTTATGCCGATGCGTTTCTGGCCTACGTGCCTGAGTCAGAACGGGTACTCAACCTTACGGGAAAATTATCAATTCCCGAACTCATCTATGTATTATCGAAAGCGGATGTATTGATTGCGAATGAAACCGGAATCGTACACCTGGCGGCTTCGACTAATACCCCCACAATTGTTATTTCACAGGGTAAATCGCTGGTTCGCTGGCATCCTTACTCACCACCGCTACAAGGGCGGATTGTTCATCTATATCCGGAGTATATTGAACAAAACCGTAATAATCTTTCGGCAATCGCTCCTCAATTCAATCCAGAATCTCCTTTTCCGATCACCATCATTGAAACGGATCGGGTTATTCGGCAACTGAATATATTACTTAAACGGAGTATATCCTCCCAATAA
- a CDS encoding class I SAM-dependent methyltransferase, with protein sequence MKCRICESETSLLFQETVLNKYKVGYYECPTCDFVQTETPYWLDEAYSQAFTSTDTGTLQRSLILGKSTIALAFFAFDRHARFIDYAGGYGTLTRYMRDVGFDFYSTDLYATNFMARGFDAKPGRYELATAFECFEHFVYPGKELEKILDYSDSIFFTTQPRPKPAPAIKDWWYYAPHHGQHIALYRPKTLAFLGRQYGLNYYNLLNYHLLSKRKLSPFVFKFLVIAGRLGLSNVVSLFLKSRTLSDADLLKKHPSVPVHVS encoded by the coding sequence ATGAAATGTCGTATCTGTGAAAGCGAAACCTCTCTCTTATTTCAGGAGACCGTTTTGAATAAATATAAGGTCGGATATTATGAATGCCCCACCTGCGATTTCGTGCAGACAGAAACGCCTTATTGGCTCGATGAAGCCTATAGTCAGGCATTTACATCAACGGATACAGGAACCCTTCAACGTAGTTTAATTCTTGGGAAGTCAACCATAGCACTCGCGTTTTTTGCTTTTGACCGCCATGCTCGCTTCATCGACTATGCTGGTGGCTATGGTACACTAACCCGTTACATGCGCGATGTTGGGTTCGACTTCTACAGCACCGACTTATACGCGACTAATTTCATGGCCCGTGGGTTCGATGCAAAACCAGGCCGTTACGAATTGGCAACAGCCTTTGAGTGTTTCGAGCATTTTGTTTATCCGGGGAAAGAATTAGAAAAAATACTGGACTATAGCGATAGTATATTTTTCACAACGCAACCCCGCCCCAAACCAGCACCAGCTATTAAGGACTGGTGGTATTATGCCCCCCATCATGGTCAGCATATTGCCCTTTATAGGCCCAAAACGCTGGCGTTTCTAGGGCGGCAGTATGGCTTAAATTATTATAATCTGTTGAACTATCATTTGCTCTCAAAGCGAAAACTGTCGCCTTTTGTGTTCAAGTTTTTAGTTATTGCCGGACGATTGGGGCTGAGTAACGTTGTCAGCCTATTCTTAAAAAGTCGAACTCTTTCAGATGCCGATCTGCTCAAAAAACACCCTTCTGTTCCGGTTCACGTTTCCTAA
- the gcvP gene encoding aminomethyl-transferring glycine dehydrogenase: protein MKLNLRYQESFEDRHHGQTDAALTEMLKTVGVQSIDQLIEETVPEIIRLKKSLNLPEPKSEMQFLTDFKKIIGQNKVFKSYIGTGYYDTITPNVILRNILENPAWYTAYTPYQAEIAQGRLEALLNFQTVVSDLTGMDLANASLLDEGTAAAEAMHMLYAMRPAAKKNASTFFVSERCHPQTIDVLLTRATPVGVNILIGDHRTVDLTNDDIFGLLLQYPATDGEVFDYTDLIAAAHELNSTVAVAADLLALTLLKSPGEMGADIVVGSSQRFGVPMGYGGPHAAYFATRDAFKRQIPGRIIGVSQDAEGKPALRMALQTREQHIRREKATSNICTAQVLLAVMAGSYAVYHGPKRLRSIAEQVHGLTRAFATALRWSAHEVSTENYFDTVTVKVSDTESLKKSAKAAQINLKYLADDEHVSVSFDEAKTFHDLTELLTVFGVKADMDAILEGLEITWPEQLIRTSDYLTHPVFNTHHTEHEMLRYLKSLEEKDLSLVHSMISLGSCTMKLNATAEMIPVTWPEVGKLHPFAPKEQTIGYQQLFKELNDWLCEITGFAAMSFQPNSGAQGEYAGLMVIRAYHESRGDEHRTIALIPQSAHGTNPASAVMAGMKVVIVKCDERGNIDIADLKAKAEQYSDNLSCLMATYPSTHGVFEEGIIEICDIIHQHGGQVYMDGANMNAQVGLTSPASIGADVCHLNLHKTFCIPHGGGGPGMGPIGVAPQLVPFLPGHAMVHLGGPQAIHAVSAAPYGSASILTISYAYIAMMGGEGLTNATKRAILNANYIKARLSGHYDTLYTGTNGRCAHEMILECRPFKTATGVEVEDIAKRLMDYGFHAPTVSFPVAGTLMIEPTESESKAELDRFCDAMIAIREEIREIENGQADRTSNVLKHAPHTATVALSDNWSRPYSREKAVYPLPQVRARKFWPSVSRIDSAYGDRNLVCACVPVEAYAEEVTEEVGAEK, encoded by the coding sequence ATGAAGTTAAATCTTCGTTATCAGGAATCCTTTGAAGACCGTCATCACGGTCAGACGGACGCGGCTCTGACCGAAATGCTCAAAACGGTGGGTGTGCAATCCATCGATCAATTGATTGAGGAAACCGTACCCGAAATCATTCGACTCAAAAAATCGTTGAATCTGCCCGAGCCTAAATCGGAAATGCAGTTTCTGACTGATTTTAAAAAGATAATTGGCCAGAATAAGGTTTTTAAATCGTATATCGGTACCGGTTACTACGACACGATTACGCCTAATGTTATCCTGCGTAACATTCTTGAAAACCCAGCCTGGTATACAGCCTATACGCCTTATCAGGCTGAAATTGCGCAGGGACGGCTTGAAGCTCTGCTGAACTTCCAAACAGTTGTGTCGGACCTGACGGGTATGGATTTGGCCAACGCATCGCTTCTGGATGAAGGGACGGCTGCTGCCGAAGCCATGCACATGCTGTATGCCATGCGGCCCGCAGCGAAGAAAAATGCCAGCACGTTTTTTGTCTCAGAGCGTTGTCATCCCCAAACGATCGATGTGCTTCTGACTCGTGCAACGCCCGTTGGAGTCAATATTCTTATTGGCGATCATCGCACGGTTGATTTAACTAATGACGACATTTTTGGCTTACTGTTACAGTATCCGGCTACTGATGGCGAAGTATTTGACTACACTGATCTGATTGCGGCTGCTCATGAATTAAATAGTACAGTAGCCGTTGCGGCTGATTTGTTGGCGCTAACCCTACTGAAATCACCCGGCGAAATGGGGGCTGATATAGTTGTCGGTTCATCGCAGCGTTTCGGCGTACCTATGGGCTACGGTGGTCCGCATGCAGCTTATTTTGCTACCCGCGATGCCTTCAAACGACAAATCCCCGGCCGAATTATCGGTGTATCGCAGGATGCCGAGGGCAAACCTGCTCTGCGGATGGCGTTGCAAACCCGCGAACAGCACATTCGTCGCGAGAAAGCTACCTCTAATATCTGTACTGCACAGGTTTTGTTGGCGGTTATGGCAGGCAGTTACGCCGTTTACCACGGCCCGAAACGGCTTCGCTCCATTGCCGAACAAGTGCATGGACTGACAAGGGCGTTTGCAACTGCGCTACGTTGGAGTGCTCACGAAGTAAGTACCGAAAATTATTTCGATACGGTAACGGTGAAAGTATCGGATACCGAATCGCTGAAAAAATCGGCGAAGGCGGCTCAAATTAACCTGAAGTATCTTGCCGATGATGAGCATGTTAGCGTTTCATTTGACGAAGCGAAAACGTTCCATGATCTGACGGAGTTACTGACTGTATTTGGGGTAAAAGCAGATATGGACGCTATTCTGGAAGGTTTGGAAATCACCTGGCCGGAGCAACTGATCCGTACGTCCGACTATCTGACGCACCCCGTGTTCAATACGCATCACACCGAACACGAGATGTTACGGTACCTGAAATCACTGGAAGAAAAAGATCTTTCACTGGTGCATTCGATGATTTCGTTGGGTAGCTGTACCATGAAATTGAATGCTACGGCCGAAATGATCCCCGTTACGTGGCCTGAAGTGGGTAAACTGCATCCGTTCGCTCCTAAAGAGCAGACAATAGGGTATCAGCAATTATTCAAGGAATTAAACGATTGGCTTTGCGAAATCACGGGTTTTGCGGCTATGTCATTTCAGCCAAATTCGGGCGCTCAGGGCGAATATGCAGGTTTGATGGTAATCCGGGCTTATCATGAAAGTCGGGGCGATGAGCACCGAACAATTGCCCTGATTCCTCAATCAGCACACGGTACGAACCCCGCCAGTGCGGTTATGGCGGGCATGAAGGTGGTGATCGTGAAATGCGACGAGCGTGGCAACATTGATATTGCCGATCTGAAAGCAAAAGCTGAACAGTATAGCGATAATCTTTCTTGCCTAATGGCAACCTACCCATCGACGCACGGAGTGTTCGAAGAAGGCATTATTGAAATTTGCGATATCATTCACCAGCATGGTGGCCAGGTGTACATGGATGGGGCCAATATGAATGCCCAGGTGGGTTTAACCTCGCCAGCTTCGATCGGTGCCGATGTTTGCCATCTGAATCTGCACAAAACCTTCTGTATCCCTCATGGTGGTGGCGGACCAGGCATGGGACCAATCGGTGTAGCTCCTCAGTTAGTGCCTTTCCTGCCAGGACACGCGATGGTTCACCTTGGCGGTCCTCAGGCCATTCACGCTGTTTCGGCGGCTCCTTATGGATCGGCTAGCATTCTGACAATTTCCTACGCTTATATTGCCATGATGGGTGGTGAGGGCTTGACAAATGCTACGAAACGCGCTATCCTGAACGCTAATTATATCAAAGCTCGTTTGAGTGGTCATTATGACACACTTTACACGGGTACCAATGGACGTTGTGCGCACGAAATGATTCTTGAATGTCGTCCGTTCAAAACGGCGACCGGGGTCGAGGTCGAAGATATTGCCAAACGCCTGATGGACTATGGCTTCCATGCGCCAACGGTTTCGTTCCCGGTAGCTGGTACCCTCATGATCGAGCCAACGGAATCGGAATCGAAAGCTGAACTTGATCGTTTCTGTGATGCCATGATTGCCATCCGCGAAGAAATTCGGGAGATCGAAAATGGTCAGGCGGATCGGACTAGTAACGTGCTGAAACACGCACCACACACAGCCACGGTTGCCTTAAGCGATAACTGGAGCCGACCTTATAGCCGTGAGAAAGCCGTTTATCCATTGCCGCAGGTTCGGGCCCGTAAATTCTGGCCAAGTGTTAGTCGCATTGACTCTGCTTACGGCGACCGAAATCTGGTTTGCGCCTGTGTTCCTGTTGAGGCTTATGCTGAGGAGGTTACAGAAGAAGTAGGTGCAGAGAAATAG
- a CDS encoding DUF2304 domain-containing protein: MASLSITIQIISLLGAAIFMIMIFRLIVQGRLREEYSIIWILCTVILIVFAIWRKGLEQISLLLGVYYPPSLIFLAAIFAIIVFLVHLSVVNSKLQNQIKDLSHEMAMMKKELSDIRAGMPILEANAAVAVHEK; encoded by the coding sequence ATGGCCTCATTATCAATTACCATTCAAATCATTAGTTTGCTAGGAGCAGCAATCTTCATGATTATGATTTTCCGGCTGATCGTTCAGGGACGACTGCGGGAGGAATATTCCATTATCTGGATTCTTTGCACTGTTATTCTGATCGTATTTGCGATCTGGCGTAAAGGGCTGGAGCAGATTTCGTTGTTACTGGGTGTTTATTATCCGCCATCGCTGATCTTTTTGGCCGCGATTTTTGCGATTATTGTCTTTCTGGTTCACCTATCAGTTGTCAACTCAAAACTGCAAAACCAGATCAAGGATCTGAGCCACGAAATGGCTATGATGAAGAAAGAACTGAGTGATATTCGAGCCGGTATGCCCATCCTGGAAGCTAATGCTGCCGTGGCCGTACATGAGAAATAA
- a CDS encoding OmpA family protein translates to MKINTLSVLLIAVGMTTGLMGCNSAMQAYKKGVRHYDAGEYNLALSQFQKAAKGNIDPARLNYYTAESYRLSNRFSEAAPFYQKAIEANTTEPDARLNYAYALKSQGNYTGALDQLQQYVAHAPKTTAKATLDKARREVETLKAIDLIAKNKSLITLKNMGNLNSAGAEFAPVVRGEELVFTASRKDQTYKNNGLPMLGLYKTKLNQKPDETGNAGGASGTPEVFSTNVFQGDVNEGTPAFSKDGKTMVFARGNNGKRKGGLDVDLYISRLGEGNTWSQPLRLPISDSTAWDGSPAFSGDGKTLYFASNRAGGAGGIDLYRTSIDASGRFSRPVNMGRDINTPGDEMFPYVGPNAKLYFSSDGHPGLGKLDVFVATRSGGVTRVENMGQPINSPADDFGLIYTDPTKGFMASNRGGGKGDDDIYFFQEGPDTTTDTPTIAKNDPPSDAPKTVRYFIAGTVSANETTVVPLDSAKVRILDDATGQPIAEVTTGQAGTFGKYPLQEGKDYTILAERKGYLTRREQFTMQGKSIPPVFLTKAETDTTFNVAVLLDRSVLNKTFVLENIYYDLDKYNIRADASPELDKIVVILKDNPTLKLELSSHTDTRSSDAYNMKLSQNRAKAAVDYIVSQGISADRLVAKGYGETRLVIKNAKTEEEHQKNRRTEIKILEL, encoded by the coding sequence ATGAAAATCAATACGTTGTCTGTACTACTAATAGCGGTGGGGATGACCACTGGATTAATGGGCTGCAACTCAGCCATGCAGGCGTATAAAAAAGGCGTTCGCCATTACGATGCGGGAGAGTATAATCTGGCGCTGAGCCAGTTCCAGAAAGCGGCTAAGGGAAACATAGATCCTGCCCGATTGAATTACTACACTGCGGAATCCTATCGACTGTCGAACCGATTTAGCGAAGCTGCGCCATTTTACCAAAAAGCCATAGAGGCCAACACCACAGAGCCAGATGCCCGGCTCAATTATGCCTACGCTCTGAAATCGCAGGGAAACTATACCGGGGCTCTTGATCAGTTGCAGCAGTATGTAGCCCATGCGCCTAAAACGACAGCCAAAGCTACACTCGATAAGGCGCGTCGCGAAGTAGAAACCTTGAAAGCGATTGACCTGATTGCGAAAAATAAATCGCTCATTACCCTTAAAAACATGGGAAACCTGAACTCGGCAGGGGCAGAATTCGCACCTGTTGTTCGAGGAGAAGAACTTGTTTTTACGGCTTCCCGGAAAGATCAGACGTATAAAAATAATGGCCTGCCCATGTTGGGTCTTTATAAAACTAAGCTGAATCAGAAACCCGACGAAACGGGCAATGCTGGCGGTGCTTCTGGAACGCCGGAAGTATTCAGTACAAATGTGTTTCAAGGCGATGTAAATGAAGGAACACCAGCCTTTTCGAAGGATGGTAAAACGATGGTTTTTGCCCGTGGTAATAACGGGAAGCGTAAAGGTGGCCTGGATGTTGATCTGTATATCAGTCGTTTAGGTGAAGGCAATACCTGGAGTCAGCCACTACGACTGCCGATCAGTGACTCAACTGCCTGGGATGGTTCTCCGGCGTTCTCCGGCGATGGCAAAACACTTTATTTTGCCTCGAACCGCGCTGGTGGAGCGGGTGGAATCGACTTGTATCGCACCAGTATTGATGCGTCGGGGCGCTTTAGCCGACCAGTTAATATGGGCCGCGATATCAATACGCCGGGCGATGAAATGTTTCCCTATGTTGGACCAAATGCCAAATTGTATTTTTCGTCGGATGGACATCCGGGATTAGGTAAGCTGGACGTTTTTGTGGCCACACGTTCTGGCGGTGTTACACGAGTTGAGAACATGGGGCAACCAATCAACTCGCCCGCCGATGATTTTGGCCTGATTTATACTGACCCAACAAAAGGCTTTATGGCCTCGAATCGTGGTGGTGGTAAGGGTGACGACGATATTTATTTCTTCCAGGAAGGCCCCGATACGACTACTGACACCCCGACCATTGCTAAGAACGATCCGCCATCTGACGCGCCTAAAACAGTACGTTATTTTATTGCCGGAACAGTTTCGGCCAATGAAACAACTGTCGTTCCACTCGATTCGGCCAAGGTTCGGATTCTGGATGATGCTACGGGCCAACCCATTGCTGAGGTAACAACGGGGCAAGCCGGTACATTTGGTAAATATCCTTTGCAGGAAGGAAAAGACTATACCATTCTGGCTGAACGGAAAGGGTACCTGACACGTCGGGAGCAATTTACCATGCAGGGAAAAAGCATTCCGCCTGTTTTCCTGACCAAAGCGGAGACCGATACAACGTTTAACGTAGCCGTATTACTCGATCGATCAGTACTGAACAAGACGTTTGTGTTGGAGAATATTTACTATGACCTGGATAAGTATAACATTCGGGCAGATGCTTCGCCGGAACTCGATAAGATCGTAGTCATTCTGAAAGATAATCCAACGCTTAAACTCGAACTCAGCTCGCATACGGATACCCGTTCTTCCGATGCCTATAACATGAAGCTATCGCAGAACCGGGCAAAAGCGGCCGTTGACTACATTGTATCGCAGGGAATCTCGGCCGATCGGTTGGTGGCGAAAGGATACGGTGAAACGCGCCTGGTGATCAAAAATGCGAAAACGGAAGAAGAACATCAGAAGAACCGCCGAACTGAGATCAAGATTCTGGAATTGTAA
- a CDS encoding peptidylprolyl isomerase yields the protein MPKAQMNTDKGTMTIEFFEQDAPKAVNNFITLAKKGFYDGVKFHRVIPNFMIQGGDPTGTGAGGPGYTIDCELTGNNQYHDRGVLSMAHRGRNTGGSQFFICHNRQNTAHLDRNHTVFGKVVDGLDIIDEIRQGDKINSITILEDEAA from the coding sequence ATGCCAAAGGCACAAATGAATACAGATAAGGGCACGATGACCATTGAGTTCTTCGAGCAAGATGCCCCAAAAGCAGTAAACAACTTTATTACGCTGGCTAAAAAAGGCTTTTACGACGGTGTCAAATTTCACCGCGTTATCCCTAACTTCATGATTCAGGGGGGCGACCCAACTGGAACTGGTGCGGGTGGTCCTGGTTATACAATTGATTGCGAACTAACAGGGAATAACCAGTATCATGACCGGGGTGTACTGTCGATGGCACACCGGGGCCGTAATACAGGTGGTTCGCAGTTTTTCATTTGTCACAACCGTCAAAATACGGCGCACCTTGATCGCAACCACACCGTTTTTGGTAAAGTGGTGGACGGGCTGGATATCATTGATGAAATTCGTCAGGGTGATAAAATTAACAGCATCACTATTCTGGAAGACGAAGCGGCTTAA
- a CDS encoding TspO/MBR family protein: MNYLSNVGAFGGKTNKAISDKYHTLITPAGYAFSIWGIIFLGLLAFAIYQTLSSQRDNPRFRAIGWWVVLNALCNAIWSPLFNNEYIGLALIVILVMLFSLVIIEQRLLERQHVPVLSTDPDNTLPESSASATETWLARIPFSIYFGWLTVATILNVAVYLKATNFGLMGLSEQTWAMAMLIVGLIVGVIVFNRFRSVGYILVFAWAYIAIAVEQKDYPQIQLVAGIGAIVAVGVAIAGMVSRKTQVYS; encoded by the coding sequence ATGAATTATCTCTCCAACGTTGGCGCATTTGGAGGGAAAACAAATAAGGCGATTTCTGATAAGTATCACACTCTGATTACTCCGGCAGGTTACGCGTTTTCTATCTGGGGAATCATTTTCCTGGGGCTATTGGCCTTTGCTATCTACCAGACACTTTCTTCCCAGCGAGACAATCCCCGCTTTCGAGCTATTGGCTGGTGGGTAGTATTAAACGCCCTTTGCAATGCCATATGGAGTCCGCTGTTTAACAATGAGTATATCGGACTTGCCCTGATCGTTATTCTGGTGATGTTATTTTCACTCGTCATTATTGAACAACGCTTATTGGAACGGCAACATGTTCCTGTTTTGTCAACCGATCCGGATAATACCTTACCTGAATCATCAGCTTCTGCCACAGAGACATGGCTGGCCCGAATTCCGTTTTCTATCTACTTCGGCTGGCTTACAGTCGCGACTATTTTAAATGTTGCGGTTTATTTAAAAGCGACAAACTTTGGTTTGATGGGCTTAAGCGAACAAACGTGGGCGATGGCCATGCTAATCGTTGGGCTTATCGTTGGCGTGATCGTCTTCAATCGATTCAGAAGCGTGGGCTATATACTGGTTTTTGCCTGGGCTTACATTGCTATTGCAGTAGAGCAAAAAGACTATCCCCAAATACAATTGGTAGCCGGAATAGGAGCTATTGTTGCGGTGGGAGTCGCTATTGCAGGTATGGTTTCTCGGAAAACACAGGTTTATAGTTAA